In the Arenicella chitinivorans genome, GCGTGCGGTGTACATTGTTGATTGATCCATGATTGGTAATGACGGTACCCGCCACCTAGTTTCCCGGTATCGGCGAACAGGGCCACTTTAGCGCCAGCAATGGCTATCTTAGGGTTGTGGTGTAAGTAAGCCAGTTGCGTTGCGAGCCGACGTGGTGCGGCAATATCGTCACCATCCATACGTGCGATGTACGGGTATTTTGCTAATGCGATTCCTTGATTTAGCGCCGGAACAATGCCTTTACTTGGTGAATCAACACAACGCACGCGGTCGTCAGTGTCTAAATGCGCAATCGCTTGATCGGTAGAGCCGTCATCGACGATGATCAGCTCTAGCAAAGGGTGGGATTGTTGCAGAATGCTGTCAACGGCAGTTTGAAGATATCGGCCGGCGTTATACACCGGCATGACCACGCTGATACCTGAGTTGTGCACTCGTTTTGCTTAGTCGGCCAAGACGCCACCGCAACTACTCCCGGCACCAGCAGTGCAACCAAAGCAATGGCGATTGGTGGCGATGCTGCTGCCTGCCACTTCGTTGACATCAAGCTCCCAAAGGTATCGCGGCTTGCCGCCACCCATGGGCAACTCAAGCATTTGATTAAAGTCACAATCGTAGATACGGCCATACCAGTCCAGATTGATCAAAGACCGACACATAAGTTGTTCCACTGTCTCAGGGTTGAAGTTCTCAACCAGTAGGTGTTGATACGGCTCGAGCTGCTGGTCACGCAAGAGCGCGTGAGCGAATCGATTGATTGGAATGTTAGTGATCGCTAATAGGTTGGAGAACTCAATCGAAAATTTGTCTCTCAGCATTCGACGATAATCTGCTTCTAGGCTGTCCTGTGGTGGTGGTAAAAATGCGCCGCCCGGATTGTAAACTAGGTCCAATCGTAAGTTTGGATCAACTCCGTAGCCTACTGCGTTTAGTTGTTGTAACCCAGCGATGCTTTTGTCGAATACGCCTTTACCGCGTTGGGCATCCACATTGTCTTCGGTATAGCAGGGTAAGGAGCATACTAAGCGGATTTGTCGGTCGGCATACCATTGAGCCAAGTCGCTTTGATTAGGTTCGAACAAAACGGTGATGTTGCAGCGCGATGTGATTTCGATTCCTAGATCGATCAGAGCATCACAGAATTTGCGGAAATCGGGATTCAATTCCGGCGCACCTCCGGTTAAGTCGGCTTTCTTGATTGCCGCAGTATCAGCCCATTGGAGAATGCGTTGCATGACTTCCCAACTCATGATTTCGGTGCGTTTTGGGCCGGCATCCACATGACAGTGATGACACGCTAGGTTGCACAGTTTACCCAAGTTGATTTGTAGCTCATTCGGCGTGCTGTGGCGC is a window encoding:
- the arsS gene encoding arsenosugar biosynthesis radical SAM (seleno)protein ArsS (Some members of this family are selenoproteins.) produces the protein MSNSVSQIQITVVDGQFVQDDIALSNEVKIPYSGPHFHSVLKQHGLNLRHSTPNELQINLGKLCNLACHHCHVDAGPKRTEIMSWEVMQRILQWADTAAIKKADLTGGAPELNPDFRKFCDALIDLGIEITSRCNITVLFEPNQSDLAQWYADRQIRLVCSLPCYTEDNVDAQRGKGVFDKSIAGLQQLNAVGYGVDPNLRLDLVYNPGGAFLPPPQDSLEADYRRMLRDKFSIEFSNLLAITNIPINRFAHALLRDQQLEPYQHLLVENFNPETVEQLMCRSLINLDWYGRIYDCDFNQMLELPMGGGKPRYLWELDVNEVAGSSIATNRHCFGCTAGAGSSCGGVLAD